Part of the Streptomyces sp. WMMC500 genome is shown below.
AGGACGGCCATGCGGGCGACGTTGCGGTTGTCCTCGCCGGCCTGGTTGGCGGCGCCCCAGTAGACGTCGTCGATACGGGCCGGGTCGAGCGCGGGGACGCCGTCGAGCAGCCCGCGGATCACCCCCGCGGCGAGGTCGTCGGGCCGTACGGCGGACAGCGAGCCGCGCAGCTTCCCGATCGGCGTGCGGCGGGCGGCGGCGAAGTGGACGGTGCGCACGGCGGGCCTCCCCATCGAAACTAGCGGCGCTAGTTTCGGACTATAGCCCGCGCGCCGAGCCCGCGGCCAGCACGCACGATCCGCCCGCTCCGACAGTGATCGCTTACGATCGAACACGGCGTCCCGGACGTCCCGAAGCCGACGCGAGGAGAGCGCGATGAGCAGTGCCAAGGTTGCCGACCAGCTCGTGGACGTCCTGCTCCAGTACGGGGTGAAGCGCATCTACGGCGTCGTCGGCGACAGCCTCAACCCGCTCGTCGACGCCATCCGCCGCAGCGACGGCGCCATCGAGTGGGTGCACGTGCAGAACGAGGAGGCCGGCGCCTTCGCCGCCGCCGCCGAGGCGCAGGTCACCGGGCAGCTCGCCGCCTGCGCCGGCTCCTGCGGGCCCGGCAACACCCACCTCGTCCAGGGCCTGTTCGACGCGCAGCGCAGCGGCGCCCCCGTCCTCGCCATCGCCTCGCACATCCCCGCCACCCAGATCGGCAGCGGCTTCTTCCAGGAGACCCACCCCGAGAAGCTCTTCGACCAGGCGTCCGGCTACTGCGCGATGATCTCCCAGCCCGAGCAGATGCCCCGCATCGCCCGGATCGCCGCGCAGCACGCCGTAGGCGCCGGCGAGGTCGCGGTGCTCGTCCTGCCCGGCGACATCGCCGACAAGCAGGCCGCCAACCCCACCGGCCACACCGTCCCCTGCGTCCGCCCCGCGTCGATCGTCCCCGACGCGCAGACCGTGCGCGAGCTGGCCGACGCCGTCAACGCCGCCGACCGCGTCGCGCTGTTCGCCGGCGCGGGCGTACGCCACGCGCACGCGCAGGTGATGCGGCTCGCCGAGACCGTCAAGGCGCCCGTCGGGCACACGCTGCGCGGCAAGGAGTGGATCCAGTACGACAACCCCTACGACGTCGGCATGATCGGCCTCCTCGGCTACGGCGCCTGCTACGACGCGCTCCAGGACGCCGACCTCGTCGTCATGCTCGGCACCGACTTCCCGTACGACGCCTTCCTGCCCCAGGCTGGATCTGTGGCGATTGTCCAGATCGACGTCGACGCCACCCGCCTCGGCCGCCGCACCCCGCTGGAGGTCGCCGTGCACGGCGACGTCGCCTCCACCCTGGACGCGCTCCAGCCGCTGCTGCGCGAGAAGAGCGAGCGCCGGTTCCTCGACGGCATGCTGCGCAAGCACGAGCGGGCGCTGACCAAGGTCGTCGAGGCGTACACCTCGAACGTCGAGAAGCACGTGCCGATCCACCCCGAGTACGCCGCCCGGGTGCTGGACCGACTCGCCGCGGACGACGCGGTGTTCACCGTGGACACCGGCATGAACAACGTCTGGGCCGCCCGCTACCTCACGCCCAACGGCCGCCGCCGCGTCATCGGCTCGTTCACCCACGGCTCGATGGCCAACGCCCTGCCGCACGCGATCGGCGCCGCCTGCGCCGACCGCGACCGGCAGGTCATCTCGCTCTCCGGCGACGGCGGCCTCGGCATGCTGCTCGGCGAGCTGATCACCGTCAGGCAGCAGGACCTGCCGGTCAAGACCGTCGTGTTCAACAACTCCTCGCTGGGGATGGTCAAGCTGGAGATGCTGGTCGACGGCCTGCCCGCGTACGGCACCGACCACAGCAAGGTCGACTTCTCCGCCATCGCCCGCGGCGTCGGCATTCCCGCCTGGCGGGTGGAGAAGCCCGGCGAGATCGAGGGCGCGCTGCGCGAGGCGCTGGCGGCGAAGGGCCCCGCGCTGGTCGAGCTGATCACCGACTCCAACGCGCTGTCGATCCCGTCGCGGATCACGCTGGAGCAGGTGCGCGGCTTCGCGCTGGCCGCCGGGCGCACGGTGCTGGACGGCGGCGTCGGCACGATGCTCGACCTCGCCCGCTCCAACCTCCGCAACATCCCCCGGCCCTGACGCCCGCGCGGGCCTTCGTGCCGTACGGACCGGGCCGGCGCCGCGCCCGCCCGGTCCGTACGGCGCCGGCCCGCGGGCCCCTCAGGTCA
Proteins encoded:
- a CDS encoding pyruvate dehydrogenase yields the protein MSSAKVADQLVDVLLQYGVKRIYGVVGDSLNPLVDAIRRSDGAIEWVHVQNEEAGAFAAAAEAQVTGQLAACAGSCGPGNTHLVQGLFDAQRSGAPVLAIASHIPATQIGSGFFQETHPEKLFDQASGYCAMISQPEQMPRIARIAAQHAVGAGEVAVLVLPGDIADKQAANPTGHTVPCVRPASIVPDAQTVRELADAVNAADRVALFAGAGVRHAHAQVMRLAETVKAPVGHTLRGKEWIQYDNPYDVGMIGLLGYGACYDALQDADLVVMLGTDFPYDAFLPQAGSVAIVQIDVDATRLGRRTPLEVAVHGDVASTLDALQPLLREKSERRFLDGMLRKHERALTKVVEAYTSNVEKHVPIHPEYAARVLDRLAADDAVFTVDTGMNNVWAARYLTPNGRRRVIGSFTHGSMANALPHAIGAACADRDRQVISLSGDGGLGMLLGELITVRQQDLPVKTVVFNNSSLGMVKLEMLVDGLPAYGTDHSKVDFSAIARGVGIPAWRVEKPGEIEGALREALAAKGPALVELITDSNALSIPSRITLEQVRGFALAAGRTVLDGGVGTMLDLARSNLRNIPRP